ACCAACGCCCGTTTCCATCGAGCGCCATTGCCAGACCACGGCCAGTGCCCTTCAATCGGATGACGCCAGCATCTCCGCCTCCGGGGCCTTCGACCGTATTGGTCTGGACCATCGAATCGTATTGCTCGTGAATCCAGCGTTTCGAACAGATATTCGGACTGGCCAGCAACTGCTTGAGTTCCGCGGTCAAGTTGGCTCGCTCGCCCAATAGCACCGCATCCGGCATTTCCCTCGGAACCGGCGGCTCCCAACGCTCCATTGGCCGGGCGTAAACCGGGGCGTCGTCGGTGAGAGCGTCATTGGGAATGTCGGCCATCACTTCCCCGTGCTGCAACACGCGCATGCGGTTCTCTGCGATCACCTTCCCGACGACCACGGCGTCCAAACCCCATTTCTCGAAAACACGCAATACTTCCTGCTCGCGGCCTTTTTCAGCGACCAGCAACATGCGCTCCTGGGACTCGCTGAGCATGATTTCGTAAGCACTCATACCGGTTTCGCGCTGCGGCACGCGGTCGAGTTCAATCTCGAGTCCCACTTTGCCACGCGCTCCCATCTCGCAAGTCGAGCACGTCAGGCCAGCGGCGCCCATGTCCTGGATGCCAACCACGGCACCCGTTTCCATGGCTTCCAAACAAGCTTCCAGGAGCAACTTCTCGAGGAAAGGATCGCCCACTTGCACATTGGGCCGCTTCTGTTCTGAGGCCGCGCTAAATTCCTCGCTGGCCATGGTGGCGCCATGGATGCCATCACGGCCGGTTTTCGCGCCAACATATATGACGGGGTTTCCCTCGCCAGCGGCCCGGGCGTAGAAGATCTTGTCGCGACGAACCAGCCCAAGGGCGAAAGCGTTGACCAGGGGATTGCGGGAGTAGGAGCTTTCGAATTTAGTCTCGCCGCCAAGATTTGGCACGCCAAAGCAGTTTCCATAAGAGGCGATTCCGCTCACTACCCCTTCGAGTACTGAATGATTCTTGTGGATTGTGGAGTCGTCCTCAGTTGTGGCGGTACCGGATTTTGAAATGGAACCAAAGCGTAGCGAATCCATTACCGCTACCGGACGCGCGCCCATGGTGAAGATGTCGCGCAGAATGCCGCCTACACCAGTCGCGGCACCCTGAAACGGCTCAATAAAGGAGGGGTGGTTGTGTGACTCGATCTTGAACGCGCAGGCCCAGCCATCGCCAATGTCAATGATGCCGGCGTTTTCTCCCGGCCCCTGGACGACTCGCCGGCTGCGGGTTGGCAGGCGCTTCAGGTGAACGCGAGACGACTTATAGGAACAGTGTTCGCTCCACATCACGCTGAAGATACCTAATTCGGTCAGGCTAGGTTCGCGTCTGAGCAACTTTTGGATTTTTTCGTACTCCTCCGGCGTAAGACCGTGCTCGCGGACGACTTCGGGACTAATGGCAGAGGCGGTAACCGGGTTCATTGATTGGATCTCGGGGATATCTTTATTGTCGCATTGAACTGCCCAACTGGAAAGGGAGCAGCAAAACCCCTGCGGCGGTGGGCGCATCTGAACTGGTATGTAACGAGTTTCTGTCCCGGAGGTTACGGGACAGCCTCAGGAGAGCCGAAAAACTGCGGCTTTCCTGAGCCCCGTACGGGGTTGATGCCGAGTTTCTGGGTGTTTATACCCGTTCTTCCTGATTTGCGGGATCTTCGGCAGGCTCCCCTGGTTTCTCCTTCCATTCATACCCGCAATCCTGGCATCTCCATCGCAGCCTCCTTGGGAATGGCAAAGGGAAAGAAAGCATTAGCCAGGAAAGAAACCTGACCCAACGATTGCGGTCACCGTAAGAGATCTTTAATGAGTCGCACTCCGGACAGGTCGGCTGAAGGTAAAGTTCGCCTTCCTCACCAAAAATTACTGCCGGAATTCCCGAGCCGAGAAGTTCGGTGGCAATCTTGGCGTCTTTCTTGTGAACCTGAAGGCGCACCCCACCTACCGCATTGGCATACAGCCAATCCAACCGAACGATGTTCTCATTGGCCAGAAAGCAGGGAATGCCGACTGACTCTAATGAGCCCTTTGCGAGCCACGCCTCAGGCAGGTCGCGAAAGCTGGCGATAGTGACCAGGGGCTTTGCCATCTCTCTTCCATTCTAAAGCGATTCGGCCGTGAAGATGCCCGACGGTGGCGCTTTCGGCGGATTGAGTACACTGTTGTGCGATGAAGTCCGTAATCGTCGGCACCGCCGGCCATATTGATCATGGGAAATCCGCGCTGGTGAAGGCGCTGACCGGCACCGATCCTGACCGGTTAGAGGAAGAAAAGCGACGCGGCATAACTATTGATATCGGCTTCGCGTATCTGGAGCTGCCCGACGCTGCAGGCGAGACGCTGCGACTCGGCTTTGTTGACGTCCCCGGACATGAGCGTTTTGTGCGCAACATGCTGGCGGGTGTAGGCGGGATTGACTTGGTGTTGCTGGTCATCGCCGCCGATGAATCCATCAAGCCGCAAACTCGCGAGCACTTTGATATTTGCCGGCTGCTTTCGATTCGACGCGGGATCACCGTAATCACCAAGTCTGATTTGGTGGATGCCGATACCTTGGATGTGGTGCGACTGGAAGCGGAAGAGTTTCTGCGTGGATCTTTTCTCGATAGCTCGCACGCGCCAATCGTCTCCGTAAGCGCAAAGACCGGCGCAGGTATTCCGGAACTCAAGCAGGCTCTGTCGAAGATCGCTGCTGCGGCGCAGCCCAAAGATTCCGAAGCCTTCGCGCGACTGCCGATCGACCGCGTGTTCGTAATGAAAGGCTTCGGGACTGTGGTGACCGGCACTCTGGTTTCAGGAAGGATTCAGAAGGAAGACGAGTTGGAAGTGTTTCCGAGCGGACGGCGGGTGCGGGTCCGAGGAATTCAAGTGCATGGCCGTCAAGCCAACGTGGCCACCGCAGGCCAGCGTACCGCGCTTAATCTCGCCGGCCTCACCACTGATGATCTGGCGCGCGGCATGGTTCTCGCGCCCCCGGACACCTTTCGCGCGACTTCTCGGATTGACGTGTCGCTCTCGCTGCTGCCCTCGGCGCGTCCGCTGCGCGAGCGGGCTCGGGTTCACCTGCACGCTTATACCGCAGAAACCGTCGCCGAAGTTAACTTGCATGGCGCCAAGCAGCTTGCGCCCGGACAATCCGGCTTTGCGCGATTGCGTCCCGCGCAGCCAATGTTGCTGCTGCCCGGGGACCGCTTCATCCTGCGCCAGTTTTCACCGGTGGTCACGATCGGGGGCGGGGTGGTGCTCGATGCGGCTCCCTTGCCGGGCAAATTAGCGCAGAAAAGCGGAACTGATCTCGAGATCCTTGCCAATGGCTCGCCTGCAGAAATACTCAGTGCTCGTGTGGCCCGGCGTGGCAAATCCGGGCTCGGGCTCGAGGACGTTGTCAACGAAACAGGGTGGCGACGGCAGGAGATCGAAGCGACTGCGAAATCTCTAGACAAAAGCATTCGCCGCATCGGGAAAGTTCTGATATCGGCGGAAGGGTTCGATCAGGCCCGGGCAGGGGCGCTCGCCACCGTCAATGCATTTCATGCTGCCAATCCGCTGGTGGCGGGGATCAGCAAGGAAGAGCTTCGCGAGAAACTGCATCTAAGTTCGGAAGTTTTTCAGGGGGTTCTCGAAGCGCTGCTCCGCGACAAGAAGCTCGAGGCCACGGGCGAGCAGGTACGAGCCGCGGGGCGAGGCGTGGTGCTGCGCGACGAGGAGGCGGAATCGAAGCGCACCATCGAGCAGGCATTTTCGTCAGCAGGATTGAAGGTGCCGGCGTTAAAGGACGTGCTAGCCGGATTGCGAGTGGATCGTGTGCGCGCTCAGAAGATCGTCACCCTGCTTTTGCGCGATAAAGTGTTGGTGAAGATTTCCGACGACCTGGTTTTCCATCGCGATGCCCTGGATGATCTTCGGCGCCGCGTAATTGCACACAAAGCCAAATCCCCGAAGATGGGCGTGGCCGAATTCAAAGACCTCACCGGCATCACGCGGAAGTACGCCATCCCACTGCTCGAATACCTGGATCGCGAGCGCGTGACCCGGCGAGTAGCCGACGAACGGATAATACTTTGATTGCCTATCGCGGCATCCGCCCTCGCGGGCCCAAGGCGAGCCACGCTCGCCAGCACAGGCGAGGGCGCCTGTGCCCACGTGAGTTGGGTGCATGCACTCATCGACTTACATAGGGCAACTAAATCTTTTCCGGCGGAAATTCGAGCTCCAGCCCAAGTGGATCAGTAAATCGGTTGGTCAGGTTAACCACGCCGACCAGAATATCCAACTCAACAATCTCAGGGTCGGAGAAATGCTTCTTCAGGCCGGCGATGTCGCCGTCGCTGATCTCCCACGGTGTGCGCGTGAGCTTTTCGGCGAATGCCAGCGCAGCTTTTTCTTTGTCGCTGAAAGAAGCGGTAGAGGGGGTTTTTAGTGCCTTCCAATCTTCCTGGGTAAGCCCGGCGCGCTTCGACGAAGCGAGGTGGTGCTGCATTCAATACTGGCAGCGATTCAACATGGAAACGCGGATGTACACCATCTCGTAGAGGCGCTTCTCCAGTCCTCTGCCCACGCTGCTGTAAAAACTTAGGAAGTTCTTGAAGATCTCCGGTCGCTGAGCCAATGCTTTGTGAACATTGCCCGGCTTGCCCTTGAGCACTTTCTCGTAAATTTCTTTTACTTCGGGGTCGGCAGCGTTCGGTTCCACCAGCTTAATTCTTGCCATCGTTAACTCCATGATTAGGCACCTATAATACAAGACCGGGGAAGTCGAACCTTGCCATCGCGAGTGCAAATAATTGGCGCCGGTCTGGCCGGCTCGGAAGCCGCCTGGCAACTGGCTCGCAGGGGTGTGTCCGTTGACCTCTACGAAATGCGGCCGGTGCGCTCCACTCCAGCCCATCAGACCGGCGACTTTGCTGAGCTGGTGTGCTCGAACTCTCTCAAGTCCGAGAGCGAGAACACCGCCCCGTGGCTGCTCAAGGAAGAAATGCGCCGTGCCGGCTCGTTGCTACTTGAGTTGGCGCGTTCCGCCTCCGTTCCCGCCGGACACGCGCTGGCTGTGGACCGCACCGCATTCTCCGCGGCAGTTACCCAGGCAATTTCTGGCGAGCCGAACATCCATGTGCACCGAGAGGAAGTCACGCGCATTGACGAAGCAGCCGGGACCACGATCATTGCGACCGGACCGCTCACCTCCGATGCGCTGTCGCAAGAAATCGCACGCCTCAGCGGCAGCACGCATCTTTATTTTTTCGATTCTATAAGCCCGATCGTCGAGGCTGACTCGATTGACCTTTCGCGCGTGTACCGCGCCGCCCGCTATGACAAGGGGACAGCCGATTACATCAACTGTCCCATGAGTAACGAAGAGTACGACCGCTTCTATGCCGCGCTGCTCGCGGCAGAGTCGGTGGAGGCTCGCGATTGGGAGAAGCTGAACTATTTCGAAGCGTGCCTGCCAATTGAAGAAATCGCCCGGCGTGGGCGCGACACTTTGCGATTCGGGCCCATGAAACCGGTAGGCCTCCGCGATCCCCGCACTGGGAAGCAGCCTTACGCCGTAGTGCAATTGCGGCAGGAAAACTTGCGAGCCGATTCGTACAACATTGTTGGTTTCCAAAATCATTTGAAGTTTGGTGAGCAGGCCCGCGTGCTGCGCCTCATCCCCGGGCTGGAGAACGCGCGCTTTCTGCGCTATGGACAGATCCATCGCAATACTTACATCAATGCGCCTTCTCTGCTGCGCGAGACTTTGCAGATGAAGCTGCATCCGAATGTGCTCTTTGCCGGACAGATCTGCGGCGTGGAAGGCTACGTCGAATCAATTGCAACCGGACTCATGGCGGGGATGCATGCCGCGGCGCTAGCGCTTGGCGACGTGCCGGTTCCGCCCCCGCGTGCGACTGCATTCGGGTCTCTGGTGCGCTACGTCACACATGCTGATCCGCAGAATTTTCAGCCGGCAAACATCACATTCGATCTTCTGCCGCCGCTCGAAACAAAAATCCGCGACCGCGCCGAGCGGCATCGGCTGCAGTGTGAACGCGCGTTAGGGGAATTGCAAAGTTGGTTGGAGTCCCAACCGAATGTACCCTGTACTACAGAACGAGCAGTGTCTTTTTAGTCAGGGGACTCTCCTGCAGCTCCGAGGTCGATTAAACGTCATTCGTTGGCGAGTGAAACCGATTGACGGCCAGCCCGATTCAAAGTACCTTGCAGTCATCCCGCGGCGAAAAGGCAAGCAAGGAGTTTGTAGTGCCGACCTCCGCAGTAGATGCCATTAGCCCCGCGCTTCAGCTTGCCAAGGAACGGCTGTTCAGGCCATTCCGTTTTGCGCAATGGGCGCGGTTGGCGCTGCTCGGACTCGCGACCGGGGAAATCTCCAGCGCTGGCGGTTGCCCTAGTAGCAGCTTTCACGTACCCGCTCCTACAACCACCGGCAATGCTTCGCGAGAATTGCTGCCCTTAGCGGGAATTCTGAAGGGGATGGATCACGTTCATCTCGCGATTTTGATCACGGGACTGATCGTAGCCGGTGCGATTCTTCTTCTGACGTTTCTATATATAAACAGTATCTCCCGGTTCATTCTTTTCGAGTGCGTGCTCACCGGCCGATGCTTACTGCGCGAAGGCTGGGAGAAGTGGCAGCCACAGGGCAGACGATTTTTCATTTGGCAGTTGCTGCTGGGATTAGTTGCACTAGGGGGACTGGTAGTTTTGATCGGCATTCCGGCCGGGATCGCGGGGCTGTTAGGGATGACGCGGCACTCCGCCGGACATGCGGTGGCGGCGGGGCTGGGAATGGTACTGGCCGTCCTGGTGGCCATGGCCTACATGCTGGTTCTTTTTGTGATAACCGTGCTGACCAAAGACTTCGTCGTACCTCAAATGGCATTGGAGCCGATCAGCGCAATGGAAGGCTGGCGCCGCCTGCTTCGCATGATGAAGAGCGAACGCGGGAGTTATGCTGGGTACCTTGGGATGAAGCTGGTGTTGGCCATCGGCGCCGCCTTCATAATAGGAATCGCTACCGTCATCGTTTTCCTGATGGCACTAATACCCACAGGCTTGCTCACGGTTGTGCTTGTGCTCGTGTTCAAAGGCGCAGGCGTGACCTGGAATGTGTACACCATCACCGCTGCGGTCATCGCTGGGTGCTTGGTGTTCGCAGGAGCACTTTACGTGGTGGGGTTGGTATCAGTACCCGCGACCGTGTTCTTTCCCGCTTATTCCATCTATTTTCTGGCTGCGAGGTACCCTGCGCTCAATGCGGTGTTGCACCCTGCCCCTCCTCCGGTGCCGCCGCAGCTTGAACCAGCGGCCGGCTGAGGCTGTCGCTACTCGCGCCCGCGCGTTTTGATGCGAATTGGTGTGCCCACAAATCCAAACGCCTGCCGGATTTGATTCTCGACAAAACGCTGATAAGAGAAATGCAGCTTCACGGCGCGATCGGCGAACAATACGAATGTCGGGGGTGAAGTGGAAGCCTGGGTCATGTAATAAATTTTGATCCGCTTGGCTGCCGGAACCGAGGCCCGGTCGAAGTCAATGTGTTTGAGAAAGCGATTCATTTCGCCAGTCGGAATGCGCTTGCGGCGCTCCGCGGCGACAAGTTCCAAAGTGGGGAAGATTTTGTGGGTGTTCTTGCCGGTGCTAGCCGAAACAAAGATTACCGGTGCGTAAGCCAAAAACTTCAGTGAATCGCGGAGTTGGGCTTCGTAAACCTTGCGATCAACCGGCCGGTCCTGGCGCGGCATCTGGCGCCCACGCCAGGTGTGGGTGGCACCCTTAGCTTTAGTTTCGTCGGAATCCTGAGCTGCAGGTTTTCCCGCCACCAAATCCCATTTGTTGACCACAACAATAATGGAGCGGCCACTCTCATGGGCATAGCCGGCGATGGTAGCGTCCAGGGCGGTTACGCCCTCGGTGGCGTCGATCACCAGTAGCGCAATATCCGCGGCTTCCAGGTGCTTGCGCGCCATCACCACTGAGAGCTTCTCAGCCATGAGCCGTGTCTTGCCTTTGCGGCGGATACCGGCGGTGTCAATGAAACGATAGCGCTGCGAACCACGCTGCACGATTTCGTCAACCGCATCCCGCGTGGTTCCAGGTACCGGGGAAACGATAGCTCGCGAGGAGCCTGTGAGCCGGTTCAGGAGCGTAGATTTGCCGACGTTCGGCCGGCCGATGATGGCAACTCTTGTCTCCCTCGGCGCTGCATCGGCAGATTCTGCCGTTTCTAGAAGTTCCTCTGTGCCCTCTGTGGTTATGTTTTGGTCTTCGGTTTTGGTTTGATCTTCCGGCAGCACCTCCAGGATCGCATCCAGCAGCTCCGCCACTCCCCTGCCGTGCTCCGCGGAAACGGGGAAAAGATTGCGAATGCCCAGGCGTCGGAACTCCTCTGCTGCCGCCTCGATTTTGTCGGCATCCACTTTGTTCACTGCCAGGAACAATGGCTTTCCACCCCGTTGCAGGACGCGCGCCAGCTCCAGATCGGGTGCCGCGAGTTCCGTGCGAGCGTCCACCACCATCACTACGGCATCGGCCTCCTCCAGAGCTACCTTGGCCTGACGGAAGATCTCGGCGGGAATGTGCTCTTTCTCTTCGGGAATGATGCCGCCGGTATCCACCACGCGCATCGTCCGCCCACGCCAGTGTGCCTCGCCGTATAGGCGGTCGCGGGTTATGCCGGGCTCGTCACCGACAATGGCCCGACGGCGGCCGATAATCCGATTGAAGAGTGTGGATTTGCCGACGTTGGGACGGCCCACAATAGCGATGGTCGGCGTACGCACTCGGATTATTATAGAGACTCCTCGTGTCCAGCCTTCCCCAGTCCGCGCCCTCCGCCATTGGACGGCCATCTCTCCACCAGTTCTTCGGCCCCGGCGGCCTGCTCTCCCGTACTCACCCAGCGTACGAATTTCGTCGCGGACAATTGCAGATGGCCCAGGCCGTCGAGCAAGCGCTGAATGAAAAGCGGCACTTGATCGTCGAAGCAGGCACCGGCACTGGCAAGACCTTGGCTTACCTGGTGCCGGTGATTCGCTCAGGCAAGCGCGTAATCATCTCCACCGGAACGAAAAATCTGCAGGAGCAGCTCTTCCGCAAAGACATTCCGTTTCTCGAGAGCGCACTCTTCCCGGAAGGTGAAGCTCACCTGCGCGTCTGCTACATGAAGGGAAGAAACAACTATCTATGCCGGCAGAAACTCTACGACCTCACCGGGCAGCCGGTGCTCAGCGGCCTGGAAGAAATCGAGCAATACCGTGCTATTGCAGAGTGGGAAAGAAGCACCGAGACCGGAGATCGCGCCGAGGTGGCTTCGCTGCCCGAGTCAAGCGCGTTGTGGCCGCGTCTGGACGCGCGCTCTGACAAGTGTCTGGGCCAGAAGTGCAGCCAGTTCGACCGCTGCTTCATTACGGAAATGCACCGCCGTGCGATGGAAAGCGACATCATCATCGTCAATCACCATCTGTTTTTCGCCGATCTCGCCATCAAACAGTCGGCAGAAAACGCTCCTGATGCCGGCATCCTGCCGGATTGCGGTGCGGTGATCTTCGACGAGGCACACGATCTGGAAAATGTGGCTGGCAGCTACTTTGGCGTGACCGTCAGCAACTTGCGCTTTGAGGAACTCATTCGCGATGTAGAGTCATTTCTGCAGCGTCACAAGCTGGTTTCGGCAGGGCTTCTCAGCGCCACTCGCAGCCTTCGCGAGCGGTCACAGTTTTTCTTTTCCGTGCTGCCGCCGGGGGACGGCCGCTTCGCCTTCCAGAACCGCCGCGAATTTCTCGAAGAAAACGGGGACGAATTCGTTGCCTTGATGCAAGCACTCACTCGCCTCGGCTCCGAGC
The Terriglobales bacterium DNA segment above includes these coding regions:
- the purL gene encoding phosphoribosylformylglycinamidine synthase subunit PurL; the protein is MNPVTASAISPEVVREHGLTPEEYEKIQKLLRREPSLTELGIFSVMWSEHCSYKSSRVHLKRLPTRSRRVVQGPGENAGIIDIGDGWACAFKIESHNHPSFIEPFQGAATGVGGILRDIFTMGARPVAVMDSLRFGSISKSGTATTEDDSTIHKNHSVLEGVVSGIASYGNCFGVPNLGGETKFESSYSRNPLVNAFALGLVRRDKIFYARAAGEGNPVIYVGAKTGRDGIHGATMASEEFSAASEQKRPNVQVGDPFLEKLLLEACLEAMETGAVVGIQDMGAAGLTCSTCEMGARGKVGLEIELDRVPQRETGMSAYEIMLSESQERMLLVAEKGREQEVLRVFEKWGLDAVVVGKVIAENRMRVLQHGEVMADIPNDALTDDAPVYARPMERWEPPVPREMPDAVLLGERANLTAELKQLLASPNICSKRWIHEQYDSMVQTNTVEGPGGGDAGVIRLKGTGRGLAMALDGNGRWCYLDPKLGAMHAVAEAARNVACTGATPVAATNCLNFGNPEKPEIMWQFSQVVDGITKACEELEIPITGGNVSFYNETLGEAIYPTPVLGVVGIVDDVDSIARMHFQQPGRSVVLLRGSEPGDVTDAQAEFGSSEYAKEVLGEIWGFPPALELEKEAALQKCLGELVRDGLIDSAHDLSEGGLAVACAKSGLRNLVGARLELGSGGLPAECVLFCEDASRVVLSCDPEHVAGIQQAARKYGVRAHSIGVTIPEKLEIEVDGRVVVSADISDLREAWGEALDRALHAETEERLVPEILQKS
- the selB gene encoding selenocysteine-specific translation elongation factor — translated: MKSVIVGTAGHIDHGKSALVKALTGTDPDRLEEEKRRGITIDIGFAYLELPDAAGETLRLGFVDVPGHERFVRNMLAGVGGIDLVLLVIAADESIKPQTREHFDICRLLSIRRGITVITKSDLVDADTLDVVRLEAEEFLRGSFLDSSHAPIVSVSAKTGAGIPELKQALSKIAAAAQPKDSEAFARLPIDRVFVMKGFGTVVTGTLVSGRIQKEDELEVFPSGRRVRVRGIQVHGRQANVATAGQRTALNLAGLTTDDLARGMVLAPPDTFRATSRIDVSLSLLPSARPLRERARVHLHAYTAETVAEVNLHGAKQLAPGQSGFARLRPAQPMLLLPGDRFILRQFSPVVTIGGGVVLDAAPLPGKLAQKSGTDLEILANGSPAEILSARVARRGKSGLGLEDVVNETGWRRQEIEATAKSLDKSIRRIGKVLISAEGFDQARAGALATVNAFHAANPLVAGISKEELREKLHLSSEVFQGVLEALLRDKKLEATGEQVRAAGRGVVLRDEEAESKRTIEQAFSSAGLKVPALKDVLAGLRVDRVRAQKIVTLLLRDKVLVKISDDLVFHRDALDDLRRRVIAHKAKSPKMGVAEFKDLTGITRKYAIPLLEYLDRERVTRRVADERIIL
- the trmFO gene encoding methylenetetrahydrofolate--tRNA-(uracil(54)-C(5))-methyltransferase (FADH(2)-oxidizing) TrmFO, with amino-acid sequence MPSRVQIIGAGLAGSEAAWQLARRGVSVDLYEMRPVRSTPAHQTGDFAELVCSNSLKSESENTAPWLLKEEMRRAGSLLLELARSASVPAGHALAVDRTAFSAAVTQAISGEPNIHVHREEVTRIDEAAGTTIIATGPLTSDALSQEIARLSGSTHLYFFDSISPIVEADSIDLSRVYRAARYDKGTADYINCPMSNEEYDRFYAALLAAESVEARDWEKLNYFEACLPIEEIARRGRDTLRFGPMKPVGLRDPRTGKQPYAVVQLRQENLRADSYNIVGFQNHLKFGEQARVLRLIPGLENARFLRYGQIHRNTYINAPSLLRETLQMKLHPNVLFAGQICGVEGYVESIATGLMAGMHAAALALGDVPVPPPRATAFGSLVRYVTHADPQNFQPANITFDLLPPLETKIRDRAERHRLQCERALGELQSWLESQPNVPCTTERAVSF
- the der gene encoding ribosome biogenesis GTPase Der, which encodes MRTPTIAIVGRPNVGKSTLFNRIIGRRRAIVGDEPGITRDRLYGEAHWRGRTMRVVDTGGIIPEEKEHIPAEIFRQAKVALEEADAVVMVVDARTELAAPDLELARVLQRGGKPLFLAVNKVDADKIEAAAEEFRRLGIRNLFPVSAEHGRGVAELLDAILEVLPEDQTKTEDQNITTEGTEELLETAESADAAPRETRVAIIGRPNVGKSTLLNRLTGSSRAIVSPVPGTTRDAVDEIVQRGSQRYRFIDTAGIRRKGKTRLMAEKLSVVMARKHLEAADIALLVIDATEGVTALDATIAGYAHESGRSIIVVVNKWDLVAGKPAAQDSDETKAKGATHTWRGRQMPRQDRPVDRKVYEAQLRDSLKFLAYAPVIFVSASTGKNTHKIFPTLELVAAERRKRIPTGEMNRFLKHIDFDRASVPAAKRIKIYYMTQASTSPPTFVLFADRAVKLHFSYQRFVENQIRQAFGFVGTPIRIKTRGRE
- a CDS encoding ATP-dependent DNA helicase; translation: MSSLPQSAPSAIGRPSLHQFFGPGGLLSRTHPAYEFRRGQLQMAQAVEQALNEKRHLIVEAGTGTGKTLAYLVPVIRSGKRVIISTGTKNLQEQLFRKDIPFLESALFPEGEAHLRVCYMKGRNNYLCRQKLYDLTGQPVLSGLEEIEQYRAIAEWERSTETGDRAEVASLPESSALWPRLDARSDKCLGQKCSQFDRCFITEMHRRAMESDIIIVNHHLFFADLAIKQSAENAPDAGILPDCGAVIFDEAHDLENVAGSYFGVTVSNLRFEELIRDVESFLQRHKLVSAGLLSATRSLRERSQFFFSVLPPGDGRFAFQNRREFLEENGDEFVALMQALTRLGSELEGMREKPEEIFNFSRRIEELRVQVSFVMESEDRNTVFWIERRSFGREGRSGPANVFLQATPIDVAPILRSCVFDKLETAVLTSATLAVGPGFEYIRRRLGIEHARELVLPSHFDYPNQTLLYVPTDLPDPRTPQFVGRATECIRRLLEITRGRAFCLFTSYAQMREIYNRLLGELEYPMLLQGDAPKTALLEEFRLTPNAVLFATASFWQGVDVQGEQLSAVIVDRLPFSVPSDPVVAARVSSINSEGGNAFYEYQVPAAVITLKQGFGRLIRSLHDRGLLALLDNRIVKKSYGRVFVESLPNYRRTMDLAQVEQFFGVE